The genomic DNA AGCGAGCGCATGCCGACCTCGGTCGCCTTGTGCGTGGGCACGCGCAGGGTCATCTTGTCTTTCTCGAAGGAGATCACGAAGAGCTCCAGCTCGAAGCCCGCGACCTCCTGCTTCTCGATCGAGACGATCTTGCCCACGCCGTGGGCCGGGTACACAACGAAATCGTTGGGGCGAAACTCGGATTTCTTCTTTGTCATTCAAGGCCTTCCTTAGCCGATCCCTTGGAGCCGAAAAGACCCTTTCCCGGCGGACATGCCCCCGGGAGCGGGTCTTGTTTGCGCTTTGATTTCCCCCGGGTAGGCCGAGCAGCGCAGCGTCGGGAGCCTCAGGATTTACGTTCCATCATCAAGGAATGTATCACAAAAATGACGATTCTCAAAGCGCATCGCGAGCGCAGAGCCGCGACGTTTTTACCGAATGGTCAAATCGGCAGAGCAGCGCCGGTTCAGCCGCCCTCGCCCGCGGCTTCCGAGAAGAGCTCCATCTTGCCCGGTTTGCCATCCATCTCATCGGCTTCGGGCAGCGGGTCTTTCTTGGTCACGATGACCGGCCACATCTCGGAGTATTTGCGGTTAAACTCGACCCACTTCTCCATCTCCGGCTCGGTATCTGGCCGGATCGCGTCTGCCGGGCATTCAGGCTCGCAAACGCCACAGTCGATACATTCATCGGGGTGGATCACCAGCATGTTCTCACCCTCGTAGAAGCAATCCACAGGGCAAACTTCGACGCAGTCGGTGTATTTGCAGGCGATGCAGTTGTCGTTGACGATATAGGTCATGCGGGCCTCGGAAGTGTTCGGGGCAGAGGTATTTCAAACCATCCCGTCATTCAAGCGACTTGCCTCGCATTCGGAGCGCGGTGCGTCGATCTCGCTGCGTGGGGCGAACGCCAGTCTGCGGCTGTGACGGATCGTGGTACGGGCGTTCTGGTGGGGCAAGGTCTTCGTAGAGCTCTTGCGCCTCGGACGCGGGCCCACGGCGGGTGCCGAGAGCCACGATGCGAATAACACGGATATGCGTATCCTTCGGAAAGGTCAGCGTATCCCCCGGAGAAACCATGCGGGACGGTTTGGAGATGGGCGTGCCATCCACCCGCAGCTTGCCGTCACTCACGATCTTTGCAGCGAGGCTGCGGGTCTTGAAGAAGCGGGCATGGAACAGCCACTTGTCGATGCGCAACGTGGGGCGCGGGCTGTCCCCGGCCGCGCTCACTCTTTCTTGAGGCCCATCAACGCTTGCGCGAAGGGGTTATCGGGGTCGATCTGCTTTTCCTTGCGCGGTGGGCGAGACTGGAAGTTTTTCGGCCCGTCGTCGCGGCGGGGGCCGCCTTTGCCCTTCGGGCCACCCTTGCCGCGTGGCTTGCCCTTGCCCTGCCCCTTCGGGCGGTTGCCTTGCTGGTCATTGCGACGACCGCCGCGATTGCCGCCCCACGTGAAGGTGTAGAACACCTCCATCTCAGGGCCTGCGATTTCGGCGTCGGGCGCGGTGCCCGGCGCGAGCTCTTCGGCAGGCGTTTCGGCCACGGGCTCTTCGGGTGCGGGCTCGGCGGGGGTTTCGGCCACGGGAGCCACGCCCTCATCGGGCAAAGCCTCGGCTTCGGGCGAGATGTCATCTGCCGGGGTCTCGGGCGTGGGTTGCTCGATAATGCCGCCCTCGGGCTGCGTCTCGGCGGCGTCCATCACCGGGGTATCACCCTCGGGCGCGGTGCCTTCCGCCTCTGGCACGACGGCATCCACCGGCTTCACCTTGGCGCGCTCGCCCTTCTCGGCCTTGTAACCCAGCCCGCCCATGAGGTCAGCGAATTGCTCCAGCGTCATGCCGGTGATCGAGAGCATATCGGCGTTCGCCTCGAAGCCCGCGCGGCTATCCTGGCTGCGGAGTTGGTCGGCAAGGCGCTCCAGCATGTCGATCCGGATCGCGCGGGCCCCGGCGGGGCGGTAGCCCGACATCGCGGCATAGCCCTCGGCCAGCCCTTCGGGGCGCGGAATGGTCACAAGGCCCGGCGGAGGGCTTTCGGGAAACTCCTGAAGCCCCTCGTGGAGCGACCACAGCACCAGCCGCAACCGGGTGGGCGCAGGCTTGAGCAGCAACGGCATGAAAATGGTGAACTGGCCGAAGCGGACGCCATGCTTGCGCAGCGCGCCGCGCGCCTCCTGATCGAGAGCCTTCACATCTTGAGCCACCTGATCGCGCGGGATGACGCCCAGCGCCTCGATGAGCTGGAAGCCGAAGCCGCGCGCAAGGCCGGTGAGCGCTTCATCGCCCTTTACCGCCAGCAGAGGCTCGAACAGCGCGGCGATCTTGCGGTCGATGAAATGCTGGAGGCGGCGCGTGACCTTTTCGGCCACATCGGCCCCGGCCTCGTCATCGACAAAGGCCTGAACCTGCGGCTTGAGCGCTTCGGGGCCCTTCACCAGCTTGCCCACGGCATGCTCGCCCCACATCAGCCCGCCCTGCTCGGTATAGTCGAGCTCGGTATCGGGGGCGTTGTAGAAGCGGTCAGACAAAAGAGAGAACTGCGGGCCAAGCGCCGCAACAGCGGCAGCGCGAAGGGTTTTGGCCTCACCTGCATCGGCGGTGTCTGCCTGCCGGAAGCGGAACCCCTCAAGGCGCCCCACCGTGTGGCCTTCGATCACCACTTCACCTTTGTCGTTCACATCAGCCACGAGGCTCTCCTTCTGTTTCAACCGCCGCAGCAACACAGATGTGCGCCGGTCGACAAATCTTTGGGTCAGCGCCCCGTGAAGGGCATCCGACAGGCGGTCTTCTACCGCGCGGGTTGCCTCGCGCCAATGGGATTCGTCGTCAAGCCAGCCCTTGCGTTGCGCGACATATGTCCATGTGCGGATATACGCCAGTCGCTTGGACAACGTATCAATGCCGCCATCGGTTCGGTCCTGCCGTTTGACCTGGCGCGCGAACCAGTCGTCGGGGATGCGGCCAAACTCGTGCAGGTCGGCGAAAATCTTGGTCAGCAAGCTGGTGTGCTCGGCGTGAGAGATGCCGCGAAAATCGGGAATGCGGCAGACATCCCAGAGCAGCTTGGTGTCGGCGCGGGACGTGGTCCGGGCTGCCAGCTCGGGCGCGGCGGCAAGGGCCTTGAGCGCGCCGAGGTCGTCTGCCTCGCGGGCGCGGGTGAGTAGCGTGTTGTCGGGCCGGGCTTCAAGCGAAGCGATGAGATGGGCGGGGCTGCGGTAGTCCAGCTCGGGGTTGCGCCATTCCAGCCGGCGGACCGGCTCGAAACGGTGCTCGGTGACGGCCTCCACCACCTCTTCCGAGAGCGGCGAGGCCTCACCCGTTACGCCGAAAGACCCGTCGCGCTGATAGCGCCCGGCCCGGCCCGCGATCTGGCCGATCTCCTGCGCGGTGAGCGGGCGCATCCGCCGCCCGTCGAATTTGGAGGTGGCCGAAAAGGCAACGTGGTGCAGGTCGAGGTTGAGGCCCATGCCGATGGCGTCGGTGGCCACGAGGTAATCGACATCGCCATTCTGGTAGAGCGCCACCTGCGCATTGCGAGTGCGCGGGCTCAGCGCGCCCATCACCACCGCGCAGCCGCCCTTCTGGCGGCGGATCAGCTCGGCGATGGCATATACATTTTCAACCGAGAACCCGACGATGGCGGAGCGTGCGGGCATTCGGCTTATCTTTTTCGAACCTGCGTAGGTGAGGTGCGAAAACCG from Oceanicola sp. D3 includes the following:
- a CDS encoding helicase-related protein, with amino-acid sequence MGVEPARITALLGPTNTGKTHFAIERMLAYPSGVIGLPLRLLAREVYDRIVGLRGPNAVALVTGEERIVPPRARYWVCTVEAMPLTGEHDFLAIDEIQLCADPERGHVFTDRLMNARGRHETMFLGAETMRPAIAQLVPRAQFVKRERFSHLTYAGSKKISRMPARSAIVGFSVENVYAIAELIRRQKGGCAVVMGALSPRTRNAQVALYQNGDVDYLVATDAIGMGLNLDLHHVAFSATSKFDGRRMRPLTAQEIGQIAGRAGRYQRDGSFGVTGEASPLSEEVVEAVTEHRFEPVRRLEWRNPELDYRSPAHLIASLEARPDNTLLTRAREADDLGALKALAAAPELAARTTSRADTKLLWDVCRIPDFRGISHAEHTSLLTKIFADLHEFGRIPDDWFARQVKRQDRTDGGIDTLSKRLAYIRTWTYVAQRKGWLDDESHWREATRAVEDRLSDALHGALTQRFVDRRTSVLLRRLKQKESLVADVNDKGEVVIEGHTVGRLEGFRFRQADTADAGEAKTLRAAAVAALGPQFSLLSDRFYNAPDTELDYTEQGGLMWGEHAVGKLVKGPEALKPQVQAFVDDEAGADVAEKVTRRLQHFIDRKIAALFEPLLAVKGDEALTGLARGFGFQLIEALGVIPRDQVAQDVKALDQEARGALRKHGVRFGQFTIFMPLLLKPAPTRLRLVLWSLHEGLQEFPESPPPGLVTIPRPEGLAEGYAAMSGYRPAGARAIRIDMLERLADQLRSQDSRAGFEANADMLSITGMTLEQFADLMGGLGYKAEKGERAKVKPVDAVVPEAEGTAPEGDTPVMDAAETQPEGGIIEQPTPETPADDISPEAEALPDEGVAPVAETPAEPAPEEPVAETPAEELAPGTAPDAEIAGPEMEVFYTFTWGGNRGGRRNDQQGNRPKGQGKGKPRGKGGPKGKGGPRRDDGPKNFQSRPPRKEKQIDPDNPFAQALMGLKKE
- a CDS encoding RNA-binding S4 domain-containing protein → MSAAGDSPRPTLRIDKWLFHARFFKTRSLAAKIVSDGKLRVDGTPISKPSRMVSPGDTLTFPKDTHIRVIRIVALGTRRGPASEAQELYEDLAPPERPYHDPSQPQTGVRPTQRDRRTALRMRGKSLE
- the fdxA gene encoding ferredoxin FdxA, which encodes MTYIVNDNCIACKYTDCVEVCPVDCFYEGENMLVIHPDECIDCGVCEPECPADAIRPDTEPEMEKWVEFNRKYSEMWPVIVTKKDPLPEADEMDGKPGKMELFSEAAGEGG